Proteins co-encoded in one Gleimia hominis genomic window:
- a CDS encoding NUDIX hydrolase, with product MLQTENEWPIAADGLPTRDAARVIVISQDHHVLLVKGHDFSEPNRQWWFTIGGGREESEDAREGARRELWEETGYDASTSDFIGPVIYRDSIFRFADRDRRQREHFFLLYTSRFEPANAAWTADEQRVLDEMRWLPISQLAQLKTPIYPAQLPSLLNRWMADGWDGKCVTIAV from the coding sequence TTGTTGCAAACAGAAAACGAGTGGCCGATTGCGGCAGATGGTTTACCGACCCGCGACGCTGCGCGCGTGATTGTCATTTCACAAGACCACCACGTATTGTTAGTTAAAGGACACGATTTCTCTGAGCCAAATCGCCAATGGTGGTTTACTATCGGAGGTGGCCGAGAAGAATCTGAGGACGCACGGGAAGGAGCGCGACGTGAACTCTGGGAAGAGACGGGTTACGACGCCTCCACTAGCGATTTCATCGGTCCCGTAATCTACCGCGACAGCATTTTCCGGTTCGCCGATCGCGATCGCCGCCAGCGAGAGCATTTCTTCTTGCTGTATACAAGCCGCTTCGAACCCGCTAACGCCGCTTGGACAGCAGATGAGCAACGCGTGCTAGACGAAATGCGGTGGCTTCCGATTAGTCAACTTGCGCAGCTTAAAACCCCGATTTATCCGGCGCAATTACCATCGTTGTTAAACCGGTGGATGGCGGATGGCTGGGATGGGAAATGCGTTACTATCGCTGTGTGA
- a CDS encoding adenine phosphoribosyltransferase codes for MSGEFPQEIAQLITENLREIPDFPEPGVLFRDITPLLANGPAFSRLIEVMAEHYEGRIDAVAGLESRGFILAAPLATRLGIGMITVRKAGKLPGPVIGVDYALEYGSARMELRPETVKAGQRVLILDDVLATGGTSAAAVELVRQCGAEVVSVAVLLELAALGGRKKLEGLTVESGVVF; via the coding sequence ATGAGCGGCGAGTTTCCGCAAGAGATTGCTCAACTAATTACCGAGAATCTACGCGAGATTCCAGACTTCCCCGAACCGGGTGTTCTGTTTCGCGACATCACCCCACTACTGGCCAACGGCCCGGCATTCTCCCGCCTCATTGAGGTAATGGCGGAACACTACGAAGGTCGAATCGACGCGGTTGCGGGCTTGGAATCGCGCGGATTCATTTTGGCCGCGCCACTGGCTACCAGGCTTGGCATCGGCATGATTACGGTGCGTAAGGCCGGGAAGCTTCCGGGGCCGGTGATCGGCGTGGACTACGCACTTGAGTATGGTAGCGCCCGAATGGAACTGCGGCCAGAAACCGTTAAAGCAGGCCAGCGCGTCCTCATTTTGGATGACGTTCTGGCAACTGGTGGGACCTCCGCAGCAGCGGTGGAACTGGTTCGTCAGTGTGGGGCGGAAGTTGTGTCCGTCGCCGTGCTGCTCGAACTGGCTGCACTCGGAGGGCGGAAGAAACTCGAGGGCCTCACGGTGGAATCCGGGGTTGTTTTCTAA
- a CDS encoding YebC/PmpR family DNA-binding transcriptional regulator: protein MSGHSKWATTKHKKAAIDAKRGKLFARLVKNIEVAARTGGADPAGNPTLYDAIQKAKRQSVPADNIDRAVKRGSGEETGGANWETVMYEGYGPAGVAFLVECLTDNRNRAASAVRVGFTRNGGNLADPGSVSYLFNRKGVIEVPKSEGLTEDDLLMAVLDAGAEEVVSEGDTFRIISEPQDLVPMREALQKEGIEYDSAESSFVPTTLVDLDLEGVKKVMRMVDALEDSDDVQNIYTNFTASDEVRKQLQEEDA from the coding sequence ATGTCAGGACACTCTAAGTGGGCGACTACAAAACACAAGAAAGCGGCGATTGACGCTAAGCGCGGGAAATTGTTCGCTCGGCTTGTGAAAAACATTGAGGTTGCCGCCCGCACCGGTGGGGCAGACCCGGCCGGCAACCCCACTCTTTACGATGCGATTCAGAAGGCAAAGCGTCAGTCGGTGCCGGCGGACAATATTGACCGCGCCGTGAAACGTGGATCTGGTGAGGAAACCGGCGGGGCGAACTGGGAAACCGTGATGTACGAAGGGTACGGCCCAGCTGGGGTGGCGTTCCTAGTGGAATGCCTAACCGACAACCGCAACCGAGCAGCCTCCGCGGTGCGCGTTGGATTCACGCGCAACGGGGGGAACTTAGCTGATCCGGGGTCCGTGTCTTACCTTTTTAACCGCAAGGGCGTCATTGAAGTACCGAAGTCTGAGGGGCTTACCGAGGATGACCTTTTGATGGCAGTGCTCGACGCGGGCGCGGAAGAAGTTGTGTCCGAAGGGGACACGTTCCGGATCATCAGTGAACCTCAAGACCTGGTGCCGATGCGCGAAGCGCTGCAGAAGGAAGGGATTGAATACGATTCTGCTGAATCCTCGTTTGTCCCCACCACGCTAGTGGACTTGGACTTAGAAGGGGTGAAGAAGGTGATGCGGATGGTGGATGCACTGGAGGACTCCGATGACGTGCAGAACATCTACACGAACTTCACCGCGTCCGACGAGGTACGCAAGCAACTGCAGGAAGAAGACGCGTAG
- the secF gene encoding protein translocase subunit SecF: MMSLASFGNALYSGDKSFGFIPNRRRWITIGLTIVVIAIALLGLRGLNPSIEFAGGSQFTLTGVADTNQAKADEIMRAHGYREGVKISKLGSGNLRVQASQMDTEESTEISKELAKAYGVDEANADATNIGPTWGHDVTMKALQSLVIFLVLVGILMAAYFRSFAMSVSALFALMHDLFVVTGFFALTQVEVSPATVIGFLTILAYSLYDTVVVFDRVRELTANLSAQRRYTYGELVNLAVNQTLVRSINTSVVAILPVGAILFLGSVLLGAGTLMDISLAIFVGTISGALSSIFIAPSMLVVLRNRNKGIAKHTKAVQHQRQADRGNGDNKGTSQTRGEGDNAPEEVVAHPVRAGRHLGQSAQPKRKKRKKK, from the coding sequence ATGATGAGCTTAGCGTCGTTTGGTAACGCACTGTATTCAGGCGATAAGTCATTTGGTTTTATTCCCAACCGCCGCCGGTGGATCACGATTGGGCTGACAATCGTGGTGATCGCTATCGCCCTACTGGGCCTACGGGGGCTGAACCCATCCATTGAGTTCGCGGGTGGATCGCAGTTCACCCTCACCGGGGTGGCGGACACCAACCAGGCAAAAGCCGACGAAATCATGCGCGCCCACGGTTACCGCGAAGGCGTGAAGATCTCGAAACTCGGCTCAGGTAACCTGCGGGTCCAAGCCTCCCAAATGGACACTGAAGAATCGACAGAGATCAGCAAAGAGCTTGCGAAAGCCTACGGGGTGGACGAGGCAAACGCAGACGCCACCAACATCGGCCCCACCTGGGGACACGACGTGACCATGAAGGCCCTGCAGTCGCTCGTGATTTTCCTCGTGCTCGTAGGAATCCTCATGGCCGCATACTTCCGCTCATTTGCCATGTCCGTGTCCGCTCTATTCGCACTCATGCACGACCTGTTCGTCGTGACCGGGTTCTTCGCACTAACGCAAGTTGAGGTATCTCCAGCCACGGTAATTGGGTTCCTCACAATCTTGGCGTACTCGCTCTACGACACGGTGGTGGTATTCGACCGGGTGCGGGAGCTAACCGCGAACCTGAGTGCGCAACGCCGCTACACATACGGTGAACTCGTGAACCTCGCGGTGAACCAAACGCTCGTGCGGTCCATTAACACCTCCGTGGTAGCGATCCTGCCCGTAGGCGCAATCCTGTTCCTCGGATCCGTTCTGCTAGGCGCGGGTACCCTCATGGATATTTCCCTCGCGATTTTTGTGGGCACGATTTCGGGGGCGCTTTCCTCGATTTTCATAGCCCCATCCATGTTGGTTGTGCTGCGCAACCGCAACAAAGGCATTGCGAAACACACGAAGGCGGTGCAGCACCAGCGGCAAGCAGACCGGGGGAATGGCGATAATAAAGGCACTTCGCAGACCCGCGGTGAGGGTGACAATGCGCCCGAGGAAGTCGTTGCGCACCCCGTGCGCGCCGGACGACACCTAGGGCAAAGCGCGCAACCAAAACGGAAGAAAAGGAAGAAGAAATAG
- the ruvA gene encoding Holliday junction branch migration protein RuvA, with amino-acid sequence MIAYVSGEVLSVGADHAVVVLKSGFGVKVMVTARTLSELRIGQHCELLTSMVVREDAISLFGFLTQDERDTYEVLQTVRGVGPRLALACMEALTPDELREALAQGDEKKLQKIPGVGKKSAQRMILDIADKLGPVKHTAATAQPTQVNEDVVQALVGLGWSTSVAHAAVEQVAESGLTTEQMVRAALVNLGGHRG; translated from the coding sequence ATGATCGCGTACGTTAGCGGCGAAGTTTTGTCGGTTGGTGCTGATCACGCGGTTGTGGTGTTGAAAAGCGGGTTTGGCGTGAAAGTCATGGTGACTGCCCGCACCCTCAGCGAACTGCGGATCGGGCAGCATTGCGAACTGCTCACTTCGATGGTGGTGCGGGAAGATGCGATTAGCTTGTTTGGGTTTTTAACTCAAGATGAGCGTGATACGTATGAGGTTCTTCAAACTGTGCGGGGCGTGGGCCCGCGCTTAGCGTTGGCGTGTATGGAGGCGCTCACGCCAGATGAACTGCGGGAGGCGCTTGCTCAGGGCGATGAGAAGAAGCTTCAGAAAATCCCTGGGGTCGGGAAGAAGTCCGCGCAACGCATGATTCTCGACATAGCGGACAAACTTGGCCCTGTAAAGCACACGGCGGCCACGGCTCAGCCGACGCAGGTGAACGAAGACGTGGTGCAGGCCCTCGTGGGCTTGGGGTGGAGCACTTCGGTTGCGCACGCTGCGGTGGAGCAGGTCGCGGAATCGGGGTTGACAACCGAGCAGATGGTGCGGGCCGCATTGGTAAACCTGGGAGGCCATCGTGGATGA
- the pgsA gene encoding phosphatidylinositol phosphate synthase produces MLGTHGRGLAKRVFTAPARALARMGVRANHVTIAGTTLTVILSAALLAPGYWAAGAIALGVVLFADSLDGTIARLTGESSHFGAYLDATLDRVGDGAVFGALVFSFTNLPAGWMRTWLLIAGLITMVGVATVPYAKARAEAEGAHASVGIAERTDRLVIALVAAGLTGFGLSMWLVVIAMTWLAIATAITVFHRTVVVYQQLQAR; encoded by the coding sequence ATGCTGGGAACACACGGCCGGGGTTTAGCGAAACGAGTTTTCACCGCGCCTGCACGAGCACTCGCCCGCATGGGGGTGCGTGCTAACCACGTCACCATTGCTGGCACAACGTTGACCGTGATCCTATCTGCCGCGCTGCTGGCTCCCGGATACTGGGCGGCCGGAGCGATCGCATTGGGAGTCGTGTTATTCGCCGACTCTCTCGACGGGACGATTGCGCGGCTTACTGGCGAATCCTCACACTTTGGTGCGTACCTGGATGCCACCTTGGACCGCGTGGGGGACGGCGCTGTGTTCGGTGCCCTCGTGTTCTCTTTCACTAACCTGCCGGCCGGGTGGATGCGCACGTGGCTGCTGATTGCAGGGCTCATCACCATGGTGGGGGTCGCAACGGTGCCGTATGCGAAAGCCCGTGCCGAAGCCGAGGGGGCGCACGCGTCCGTGGGGATTGCCGAGCGCACAGACCGGCTCGTAATTGCCCTCGTTGCCGCTGGGCTCACCGGGTTCGGCCTGTCCATGTGGCTCGTTGTGATTGCGATGACGTGGCTGGCGATTGCCACCGCCATAACTGTTTTCCACCGCACCGTAGTGGTCTACCAGCAGCTCCAAGCGCGGTGA
- the ruvC gene encoding crossover junction endodeoxyribonuclease RuvC, which produces MRILGIDPGLTRCGIGVVDVDETRRATLVHVGVARSDKNLATHFRLRSIADEIDRALERFEPEVVAIERVFAQENLQSVTTTMQVMGAAMVCVGRAGLPLAIHTPSEVKAAITGSGVAGKAQVQHMVARVLKLEKPPKPADAADALAIAICHGWRGNGLQGASADGQFNVTLSGGVRTKQNLTPAQQQWAQALANSRQKGAVDPRLRRH; this is translated from the coding sequence TTGCGAATATTAGGGATCGACCCGGGCCTCACGCGGTGCGGAATCGGTGTGGTCGATGTCGATGAAACGCGGCGGGCCACACTGGTTCACGTCGGTGTGGCCCGTTCCGATAAGAACCTTGCCACGCACTTTCGGCTGCGCAGCATCGCGGACGAAATCGATCGGGCCTTGGAACGCTTTGAACCGGAGGTCGTGGCGATAGAACGCGTGTTCGCACAAGAAAACCTCCAGTCCGTGACCACGACCATGCAGGTGATGGGTGCAGCCATGGTGTGCGTGGGGCGAGCGGGGCTTCCCCTTGCGATTCACACGCCCTCGGAAGTAAAAGCGGCGATCACCGGTTCCGGCGTGGCGGGGAAAGCACAGGTGCAGCACATGGTTGCGCGCGTCCTCAAACTAGAAAAGCCCCCTAAACCAGCGGACGCAGCAGATGCATTAGCGATCGCAATCTGCCACGGGTGGCGCGGCAATGGCCTGCAGGGAGCGAGCGCCGACGGGCAGTTTAACGTCACGCTTTCCGGTGGAGTGAGGACGAAGCAGAATCTCACGCCAGCGCAGCAGCAGTGGGCGCAGGCACTGGCGAACTCGCGGCAAAAAGGAGCGGTCGATCCGCGGTTGCGGCGACACTGA
- a CDS encoding glycosyltransferase family 4 protein: MRIGIVCPYSWDVPGGVQFHVRDLAQELMRRGHEVSVIAPAENDVPEFVTSAGGGFAVKYNGSVAKLSMSPIAYRRTVKWLQAGDFDVLHVHEPLAPSINLIAIAQATCPVVATCHSAMEKSRAMAWATPLFAPLLERIDGRIAVSAEARRTVVQHQGGDAVIIPNGVYTQAFRQAQPEPAWQQSAQRPVVSFLGRLDEPRKGLPVLVGAFNQVLARHPGARFLIAGKGYAEQARAAAAELGDSVEFLGPITDAQKASLFSGSTVYVAPQTGGESFGIVLVEAMASGTGVIASDIEAFRLVLEDGKLGTLFSTGDSQALANAINAALDDRAHTQRLAQLGERACAKYDWDTVTDQVLTVYDTVIGSRDHGVPSPTLVNQVRNLFDRRSSI, translated from the coding sequence GTGAGAATCGGGATTGTCTGCCCCTACAGCTGGGACGTGCCCGGTGGCGTACAGTTCCACGTGCGTGATCTGGCGCAAGAACTAATGCGCCGCGGCCACGAGGTGTCTGTGATCGCGCCTGCTGAGAACGACGTTCCTGAGTTCGTCACTAGCGCCGGTGGTGGGTTTGCCGTCAAGTACAACGGTTCGGTTGCGAAACTGTCGATGAGCCCCATCGCTTACCGCCGCACCGTCAAGTGGTTGCAAGCTGGCGATTTCGATGTCTTGCACGTGCACGAACCCCTGGCACCATCGATTAACTTGATTGCGATTGCGCAGGCAACCTGCCCGGTGGTTGCCACGTGCCACTCGGCAATGGAAAAGTCCCGAGCCATGGCTTGGGCCACGCCGCTGTTCGCCCCCCTGTTGGAACGCATTGACGGGCGGATCGCGGTGTCTGCGGAGGCGCGACGGACCGTGGTGCAACACCAGGGTGGGGACGCGGTGATCATTCCAAACGGCGTGTACACTCAGGCGTTCCGCCAGGCACAACCTGAACCGGCGTGGCAGCAGAGTGCGCAGCGGCCAGTGGTGAGCTTCCTCGGTCGGTTAGACGAGCCGCGCAAAGGCTTGCCCGTTCTGGTGGGGGCGTTCAACCAGGTGCTGGCGCGGCATCCGGGAGCACGGTTTTTGATTGCCGGCAAGGGGTATGCGGAGCAGGCGCGCGCAGCCGCCGCTGAACTGGGCGATAGTGTCGAGTTCCTAGGGCCAATTACCGATGCGCAGAAGGCTTCTTTGTTCAGCGGGTCAACCGTTTATGTGGCGCCGCAAACAGGTGGGGAATCGTTCGGTATCGTCCTGGTGGAAGCGATGGCTTCCGGCACTGGGGTTATAGCTTCTGACATTGAAGCATTCCGCCTGGTGCTTGAGGATGGGAAGCTGGGCACCCTGTTTAGCACGGGTGATAGTCAGGCGCTGGCGAACGCGATTAACGCGGCTCTGGATGACCGGGCGCATACCCAGCGGCTGGCCCAGCTGGGGGAGCGGGCGTGCGCAAAATACGATTGGGATACGGTTACTGACCAGGTGTTGACGGTGTATGACACGGTGATTGGGTCGCGCGATCACGGTGTGCCGTCACCGACGCTGGTTAACCAGGTGCGGAACCTATTTGACCGAAGGAGCAGTATTTGA
- the secD gene encoding protein translocase subunit SecD, which yields MAKKKKSPVRTLVALAIVIVIAAGALIGGHVAGKTSLFPELALDLQGGTQLILTPTAREGEDPAKVKISQEDLQEAINVIRQRVDASGVAEAEITSQGGRNILVALPGHPSEDTLNLVRSSAVMRFRPLLAAGQPQKLDPNAIEKAKAQAEEEKKAKEEGRKPNPDVKAPKSDLTTEEAAKQQADRNGDGKISAEPEQKPKDNSDTAWISEKAVYDFLTTDCTDPKQLAKGSADDPKKPLVTCDHEGKEKYILGPVDLEGTMLKAANAGMATNEQGQNTGQWMVSLEFNKQGAKAFSDVSKRLVDLKQTDPVRNQFAVVLDGNVISAPSMNSQITNGSAQITGSFTAKEAKTLANQLQFGSLPLNFQVESEQHISATLGASHLEKGLWAGLIGLILVVLYLVWQYHGLAVVAAGSLVVAALMSYLSITLLSWLMGYRLSLAGVAGLMISIGITADSFIVYFERIRDEVREGKVLGSAVSDGWRLARRTIIVSDLVNLLAAVILYLLAVGGVQGFAFTLGLTTIVDLAIILFFTHPMMEMLIRTRFFGEGHRWSGLDPEHLGAHSRAIYQGRGRIAAPRKAKKKAAAGAVAVEPGRVSIAQRRRMEEEREEAVNATMDAPADGEEGDAQ from the coding sequence GTGGCAAAGAAGAAAAAGAGCCCGGTCCGCACACTGGTGGCACTCGCGATAGTGATCGTGATTGCCGCAGGTGCGCTCATCGGCGGGCACGTAGCGGGAAAAACATCGCTGTTTCCCGAGCTGGCACTCGACCTCCAAGGAGGGACGCAGCTAATCCTCACCCCCACGGCGCGGGAAGGGGAAGACCCAGCAAAAGTTAAGATCTCACAAGAAGACCTGCAAGAAGCGATTAACGTCATCCGGCAACGTGTGGACGCCTCCGGGGTTGCGGAAGCGGAAATAACCAGCCAAGGTGGGCGAAATATTCTGGTGGCCCTGCCCGGTCACCCATCCGAAGATACGCTTAATCTCGTGAGGTCCTCGGCCGTCATGCGGTTCCGTCCTCTGCTTGCCGCGGGACAACCTCAAAAACTAGATCCCAACGCGATTGAAAAAGCGAAGGCACAGGCGGAAGAAGAGAAGAAAGCGAAAGAAGAGGGGCGTAAACCAAACCCGGACGTGAAAGCCCCGAAATCGGACCTAACAACGGAGGAAGCGGCGAAGCAGCAAGCGGACCGCAATGGGGATGGAAAGATCTCCGCGGAGCCGGAACAGAAGCCGAAAGATAACTCGGACACCGCGTGGATTAGTGAAAAGGCGGTTTACGATTTCCTCACAACTGACTGCACTGACCCGAAGCAACTGGCTAAAGGTTCCGCAGACGACCCGAAGAAGCCACTAGTGACGTGCGACCACGAGGGGAAAGAGAAGTACATTCTCGGCCCCGTTGACCTGGAAGGGACCATGCTCAAAGCCGCGAACGCGGGGATGGCTACGAACGAGCAGGGGCAGAACACCGGGCAGTGGATGGTGTCACTAGAGTTCAATAAGCAGGGGGCGAAAGCGTTCTCGGACGTATCGAAGCGCCTCGTGGACTTGAAGCAAACCGACCCCGTGCGCAACCAGTTCGCCGTGGTGCTCGACGGTAACGTGATTTCCGCGCCCTCCATGAACTCGCAGATCACAAACGGATCCGCACAGATCACGGGCTCCTTCACTGCGAAAGAAGCGAAAACCCTGGCGAACCAACTGCAGTTCGGTTCCCTACCGCTGAACTTCCAGGTGGAATCCGAACAGCACATTTCTGCAACACTGGGCGCATCGCACCTCGAGAAGGGCCTGTGGGCAGGCCTGATCGGCCTGATCTTAGTGGTGCTCTACTTGGTGTGGCAATACCACGGACTTGCGGTCGTGGCGGCCGGCTCCCTCGTGGTTGCGGCACTCATGTCTTACCTGTCCATCACCCTGTTGTCGTGGCTCATGGGATACCGCTTGTCACTGGCCGGGGTGGCGGGCCTGATGATATCCATCGGGATCACCGCGGACTCGTTCATCGTGTACTTCGAACGCATTCGTGACGAGGTACGTGAAGGTAAAGTGCTTGGCAGTGCCGTGTCCGACGGGTGGCGGCTGGCGCGCCGAACCATCATCGTTTCAGACCTGGTTAACCTACTTGCCGCAGTGATCCTCTACCTGCTGGCTGTGGGCGGGGTGCAGGGCTTCGCGTTCACGCTTGGACTAACGACAATCGTGGACCTCGCGATCATTTTGTTCTTCACCCACCCAATGATGGAAATGCTGATTCGCACCCGGTTCTTCGGCGAAGGCCACCGCTGGTCCGGTCTGGACCCCGAGCACTTAGGCGCGCATTCGCGAGCCATCTACCAGGGCAGAGGGCGGATCGCCGCGCCGAGGAAAGCGAAGAAGAAAGCGGCGGCTGGAGCCGTGGCAGTCGAACCCGGTCGGGTGTCTATCGCTCAGCGCCGGCGGATGGAAGAAGAACGTGAAGAAGCGGTGAATGCAACAATGGATGCGCCTGCCGACGGGGAAGAGGGGGACGCACAATGA
- the ruvB gene encoding Holliday junction branch migration DNA helicase RuvB, whose amino-acid sequence MDESQFADANVTDASASEVERAAEAALRPKKLDDFIGQHTVRAQLDLVLRAAQGRGVSPDHVLLAGPPGLGKTTLAMIIAAEVGASLRLTSGPAIQHAGDLAAILSSLQEGDVLFIDEIHRLARTAEEMLYLAMEDFRIDIVVGKGPGATSIPLTLPPFTVVGATTRAGLLPAPLRDRFGFTAHLEYYAADELQQVVRRSAGLLGVQVTKEAQAELARRSRGTPRIANRLLRRVVDYAQVHGDGNVNLEDANAALDLFEVDRLGLDRLDRSVLETLCKRFAGGPVGLTTLAVTVGEEAETVETVAEPYLVREGFMIRTPRGRAATELAWKHLGLTPPADNALFS is encoded by the coding sequence GTGGATGAGTCACAGTTCGCGGACGCAAATGTAACGGACGCGAGTGCAAGTGAGGTTGAACGCGCTGCAGAAGCGGCGTTGCGGCCAAAGAAGCTCGATGATTTTATTGGCCAGCACACGGTGCGCGCGCAGCTGGATCTGGTGTTGCGGGCAGCGCAGGGCCGTGGGGTGTCGCCCGACCACGTATTGCTCGCAGGTCCTCCGGGCCTGGGGAAAACTACTTTGGCGATGATCATTGCTGCGGAAGTGGGGGCTTCGTTGCGGCTTACTTCTGGTCCGGCGATTCAGCATGCGGGGGATTTAGCGGCGATTTTGTCTTCTCTTCAGGAGGGAGACGTGCTGTTCATTGACGAGATTCACCGCCTGGCCCGCACTGCGGAAGAAATGCTGTACTTAGCGATGGAAGATTTCCGTATCGACATCGTGGTGGGGAAGGGCCCTGGCGCCACTTCCATTCCGTTGACGCTTCCTCCATTTACTGTTGTGGGCGCGACCACGCGCGCCGGTTTGTTGCCCGCCCCGTTGCGGGACCGTTTCGGTTTCACCGCTCATTTGGAGTACTACGCGGCCGATGAGTTGCAGCAAGTGGTGCGCCGGTCCGCTGGCCTGCTGGGCGTGCAGGTCACAAAGGAGGCGCAGGCGGAGCTGGCGCGTCGTTCGCGCGGTACCCCTCGGATTGCTAACCGGCTGTTGCGCCGCGTAGTTGATTACGCGCAGGTGCACGGGGATGGGAATGTGAACTTGGAAGACGCGAACGCGGCGTTGGACCTGTTCGAAGTGGACCGGCTTGGTTTGGACCGGTTGGACCGTTCAGTTCTGGAAACGCTTTGCAAGCGGTTCGCTGGAGGTCCGGTGGGTCTCACTACGCTTGCCGTCACGGTGGGGGAGGAAGCAGAAACGGTGGAAACCGTGGCGGAACCCTACCTGGTGCGAGAGGGCTTCATGATCCGCACTCCACGAGGTCGCGCGGCAACCGAGTTGGCGTGGAAACACCTTGGGTTAACTCCACCGGCCGATAACGCCCTGTTTTCCTGA
- a CDS encoding phosphatidylinositol mannoside acyltransferase, with translation MDLILSLFQAAAHLTDATSEAVGYRIGRAVGQLNNASNTQLSHNLKRIDPTLNKRDIREAVARYLCMFAQTPHLHKMSRTQLGRAVDIPRTHELRSHARRGPVIIALTHSGNWDMAGAYAHHYIAPVVTVAEELASQSLFEYFTRTRADVGIEILPARHGIFNSLLEAVKNRHVLVPLLADRDITGRGVQVQWFDRPALVAAGPAALAHRLNAPLYAGYVTGRLYREENRRRMGYRVHLIPVKLGADVAQTSQRWVSALEPVMRSNPLDWHMMQKLFVEDLDLQRLARARRKVQEAQ, from the coding sequence GTGGACCTGATACTGAGCCTGTTCCAAGCGGCAGCTCACCTAACGGACGCCACGAGCGAAGCTGTGGGCTACCGCATTGGCCGCGCGGTTGGACAGCTAAACAACGCGTCAAATACGCAGCTGAGCCACAACCTCAAGCGCATTGATCCAACGCTAAATAAGCGGGATATACGAGAGGCCGTGGCGCGCTACCTGTGCATGTTCGCCCAAACCCCGCACCTGCACAAAATGAGCCGGACGCAACTGGGACGGGCCGTAGACATTCCCCGCACGCACGAGTTACGATCGCATGCGCGGCGGGGGCCGGTGATAATCGCGCTCACGCATTCGGGTAACTGGGATATGGCGGGTGCTTACGCGCACCACTACATCGCCCCGGTAGTTACAGTTGCGGAAGAACTTGCGTCGCAGTCTCTATTTGAATACTTCACCCGCACCCGCGCAGACGTGGGGATCGAAATCTTGCCTGCCCGGCACGGCATTTTTAATAGTTTGCTTGAGGCCGTAAAGAACCGGCACGTGCTGGTACCCCTGCTGGCGGACCGGGACATCACGGGACGGGGAGTGCAAGTGCAGTGGTTCGACCGCCCGGCGTTGGTGGCAGCTGGCCCAGCAGCGTTGGCGCACCGCTTGAACGCGCCCCTGTACGCCGGGTACGTTACTGGGCGTTTATACAGGGAGGAGAACCGGCGACGCATGGGCTACCGGGTGCACCTGATTCCCGTGAAGCTCGGTGCGGACGTGGCGCAAACGAGCCAGCGGTGGGTGTCGGCCTTGGAGCCGGTTATGCGGAGTAATCCGCTAGATTGGCACATGATGCAAAAACTATTTGTTGAAGATTTGGATCTGCAGCGCCTGGCGCGAGCTCGCCGAAAAGTTCAGGAGGCGCAGTGA
- a CDS encoding preprotein translocase subunit YajC, protein MSIILFAIVAIGVMWFMSSQARKKQAKHIEELQRGLEEGVWVRTGSGYYGIVSDVDGDVVILTSPAGDETYWDKRAIAMIADPPFAADLDAEQTDVADADSGAATEADDATEAGADADDVPAAEVDDPAAGNKPIPSANRQMPEPPQSPETSETHEPPKGPETLESPETLETPGEQVRAEDLDDAQTRLPNEDAQGK, encoded by the coding sequence GTGTCGATAATATTATTCGCCATCGTGGCTATCGGTGTCATGTGGTTCATGTCCTCGCAAGCGCGTAAAAAACAGGCTAAACACATTGAGGAACTGCAGCGCGGTCTTGAGGAAGGGGTGTGGGTACGCACCGGATCGGGATACTACGGTATTGTCTCGGATGTCGATGGCGACGTCGTGATCCTCACCTCACCCGCGGGTGATGAAACGTATTGGGATAAACGAGCCATCGCGATGATAGCGGATCCTCCGTTCGCCGCGGACCTGGATGCGGAGCAAACGGACGTGGCAGATGCCGACTCCGGCGCAGCAACAGAAGCTGATGACGCTACGGAAGCAGGAGCGGACGCCGACGACGTTCCCGCAGCAGAGGTGGACGACCCAGCGGCGGGAAATAAGCCGATCCCGTCCGCAAACCGGCAAATGCCTGAACCCCCGCAGAGTCCTGAAACTTCCGAAACGCATGAACCCCCCAAAGGTCCCGAAACCCTCGAAAGTCCTGAAACCCTCGAAACCCCAGGGGAGCAGGTGCGTGCCGAAGACCTGGACGACGCTCAAACACGGCTTCCGAATGAGGACGCGCAAGGTAAATAA